The following proteins come from a genomic window of Phnomibacter ginsenosidimutans:
- a CDS encoding VPS10 domain-containing protein — protein sequence MERRDLSIQQIQQLAKKYFDSTGTERGTGYKQYQRWLYEVQFHTDEKGFRLAPEHDWIAYKSFQTKDTLVATNANLNLPVASGPWVEKGPFNWNRTGGWNPGVGRITALAVHPTDTNIIYITSPGGGVWKTVTGGNSWAPLTDFNGLWMNMYSVTIDPNNPETVYAGSNANVVIKSLDGGATWAPINTGMTGIIRKIVVDPANSNNVFVCAANGIWRSTNGGGAWTRTYTGTLEDLEFKPGNSSIIYAAGSTVVLRSNDAGITWTTLSTAQGITASGRSLIAVSPASPDRVYIAQANGNEFGKLYISHDAGLTFTTVIEGSSTGCTNFFGYETTGCGIGGQAGYDMALVANPSNANEIYLAGIIVFKSTDAGKTFAPVTAWSYPNSIGYNHADVHAMEWARSTVYSGSDGGIFKSVDAGDNWIDPSAGLGIRQFYRIANSKTDAQIFTGGAQDNGSSVFNNGVWSDWLGADGMDGLIHPSNANLMLGTSQNGTIYRSSNGGLSYTTLNRPSTGEWVTPLDMDEATGTMYGGWTGIFKSTNNGDTWTKISGSAINTSLTAMAIAPSNPNYMYASKGTTLFRTTDGGTTWATTTVAAAINDIAVSPVDPAKVYVACNSTFSRVLLSTNAGASFTNVSDNLPSVIARTIVIDDNADETVYVGMNIGIFYRSNTSNGWVDVTNNLPLVAINDIKIQKQGQLLRIASYGRGVWERQLIGATTQSCGTPANLAVTAVTATSATVSWDAVSGASSYTVEYQVAGATSWTVIASNLTATSVNMTNLQEATNYNWRVAAVCAGTTGAYSTSQFQSLVGCNAPTGLNSSNITTVAASISWSAVTGAQSYEVSFKETAASSWTVLNAAATTTTVTLSGVAPATAYSWRVKTNCNAGAASIYSEAQFTTATPVVCNDIYEPNNSSKQAKLITPGTAINAGISISTDEDWFKFTVGNNNLTNIRVTLSQLPADYDVYLFDRNYRMVAASNNTGTGNDVIIFNTTAKRATYYVQVIGKNGSYNAASCYNLLAELSENAWAPQLGAMMASDETATGTTVYPNPASKHMSVRFESTIEEKATLKITSATGTVISLKPVQIFKGQNQQMVDVSKLAAGVYFIQMQSSHLQINKQFVVVH from the coding sequence ATGGAGAGAAGAGATTTGAGCATTCAGCAAATACAGCAACTGGCCAAAAAGTACTTCGATAGTACTGGTACCGAACGTGGTACTGGCTATAAGCAATATCAGCGCTGGTTATACGAAGTGCAATTTCATACCGATGAAAAAGGCTTCCGTTTGGCGCCTGAGCATGATTGGATTGCTTACAAAAGCTTTCAAACAAAAGATACCCTGGTGGCTACCAATGCCAATCTCAATTTGCCTGTAGCTTCAGGTCCATGGGTAGAAAAAGGCCCCTTTAACTGGAATCGTACCGGTGGTTGGAACCCCGGCGTTGGCCGTATCACTGCATTGGCCGTTCATCCTACTGATACCAATATTATATATATCACTTCTCCCGGTGGTGGTGTTTGGAAAACTGTAACCGGTGGTAATAGCTGGGCGCCGCTCACCGACTTCAATGGTTTGTGGATGAATATGTACAGCGTAACCATTGATCCAAACAATCCTGAAACCGTTTACGCAGGCAGCAATGCAAACGTCGTTATTAAATCTTTGGATGGTGGAGCTACATGGGCACCCATCAATACTGGTATGACGGGTATCATTCGCAAAATTGTTGTTGACCCTGCTAACTCAAACAACGTGTTTGTGTGTGCAGCAAACGGTATCTGGCGCAGTACCAATGGCGGTGGTGCATGGACAAGAACGTACACTGGTACATTGGAAGATTTGGAATTCAAACCTGGTAACTCATCTATTATTTATGCAGCCGGCAGTACTGTGGTATTGCGTAGCAACGATGCCGGAATTACCTGGACAACACTTTCTACTGCACAAGGTATTACTGCCAGTGGCCGCAGCCTGATTGCTGTAAGCCCTGCCAGCCCCGACCGTGTGTACATCGCACAAGCAAATGGCAATGAATTTGGTAAACTTTATATCTCTCACGACGCCGGTTTAACCTTCACTACCGTTATCGAAGGCTCATCAACCGGTTGTACAAACTTTTTTGGTTATGAAACAACTGGTTGCGGCATTGGTGGACAAGCTGGCTATGATATGGCGTTGGTGGCCAATCCCTCAAATGCAAACGAAATTTATCTTGCAGGAATCATCGTCTTCAAATCGACCGATGCCGGCAAAACCTTTGCACCTGTAACTGCATGGTCTTACCCCAACAGTATTGGTTACAACCATGCTGATGTGCATGCCATGGAGTGGGCCAGAAGTACCGTATACTCTGGTTCAGATGGTGGTATTTTCAAATCTGTAGATGCTGGTGACAACTGGATTGATCCGAGTGCAGGCTTAGGCATTCGTCAGTTTTACCGCATAGCCAACAGCAAAACCGACGCTCAAATTTTCACCGGTGGTGCGCAAGACAATGGATCTAGTGTATTCAACAATGGTGTGTGGAGCGACTGGCTGGGTGCAGATGGTATGGACGGACTGATTCACCCCAGCAATGCCAACCTGATGTTGGGCACCAGCCAAAACGGTACCATATACCGCAGTAGCAATGGTGGCCTTAGCTACACTACACTCAACCGTCCATCTACCGGCGAATGGGTGACTCCATTGGATATGGATGAAGCAACAGGTACTATGTATGGTGGCTGGACGGGTATTTTCAAAAGCACCAACAATGGTGATACCTGGACTAAAATTTCTGGAAGCGCCATCAATACTTCGCTCACTGCTATGGCCATTGCACCAAGCAATCCTAACTACATGTATGCTTCTAAAGGCACTACGCTTTTCAGAACTACTGATGGCGGAACCACTTGGGCTACTACAACTGTAGCTGCTGCCATTAATGATATCGCAGTTAGTCCTGTAGATCCTGCAAAAGTGTATGTGGCTTGTAACAGTACATTCAGCCGGGTGCTGCTCTCTACCAATGCTGGCGCTTCTTTCACCAATGTGTCCGACAATTTACCCAGCGTAATAGCCCGTACCATTGTGATAGATGACAATGCCGACGAAACTGTATATGTAGGCATGAACATTGGTATTTTCTATCGCAGCAACACGTCTAACGGTTGGGTAGATGTTACCAACAACCTTCCTCTGGTAGCCATCAATGATATCAAAATTCAGAAGCAAGGTCAGCTGTTGCGCATTGCTTCTTACGGACGTGGTGTATGGGAACGTCAACTGATTGGTGCTACTACTCAATCTTGTGGTACACCAGCTAACCTTGCAGTTACTGCAGTTACAGCTACTTCTGCTACCGTGTCTTGGGATGCCGTAAGCGGTGCTTCTTCTTATACTGTAGAGTATCAGGTGGCTGGGGCTACCAGTTGGACTGTAATAGCCAGCAACCTTACTGCTACCTCTGTAAACATGACCAACCTGCAAGAAGCTACCAATTACAACTGGCGTGTAGCTGCCGTTTGTGCCGGTACTACAGGTGCTTATTCTACCAGTCAGTTTCAATCACTGGTTGGTTGCAATGCGCCCACCGGATTGAACAGCAGCAACATTACCACTGTAGCCGCCAGCATTAGCTGGAGTGCGGTTACCGGTGCACAGAGTTATGAAGTGTCTTTCAAAGAAACTGCAGCCAGCAGCTGGACAGTGTTGAATGCAGCCGCTACCACCACTACTGTTACTTTGTCTGGTGTAGCTCCTGCTACTGCTTACAGCTGGAGAGTAAAAACAAATTGCAATGCCGGTGCTGCCAGCATTTACAGCGAAGCTCAGTTTACTACTGCTACTCCTGTAGTGTGCAACGATATTTATGAACCCAACAACAGTTCTAAACAAGCAAAACTGATTACTCCAGGTACAGCCATCAACGCTGGCATCAGCATTAGCACCGATGAAGACTGGTTTAAGTTTACAGTGGGCAACAACAACCTGACCAACATCCGGGTGACATTGAGCCAGCTGCCTGCCGATTACGATGTGTATCTCTTTGACAGAAACTACCGCATGGTTGCCGCTTCTAACAATACTGGTACCGGCAATGATGTCATCATCTTTAATACCACAGCAAAACGTGCTACTTACTATGTACAGGTGATTGGTAAAAACGGAAGCTACAACGCTGCTAGTTGCTACAACCTGTTGGCAGAACTCAGCGAAAATGCCTGGGCTCCTCAACTGGGTGCTATGATGGCCAGCGATGAAACTGCTACCGGAACAACAGTGTATCCTAACCCTGCCAGCAAGCACATGAGTGTTCGTTTTGAAAGTACAATAGAAGAAAAAGCAACCTTGAAAATCACCAGCGCTACAGGTACTGTTATCAGCCTCAAGCCAGTGCAAATTTTCAAAGGACAAAATCAGCAAATGGTTGATGTAAGTAAACTCGCCGCTGGCGTATACTTCATCCAAATGCAAAGCAGCCACCTGCAAATCAATAAGCAGTTTGTGGTAGTTCATTAA
- a CDS encoding N-acetylmuramoyl-L-alanine amidase — MKYCILFLSLLAFACTKAPYSATNKTYKQQAKRYAKLLKTYPLQDSFATSPDFVGTTNFSMRKPNYVIIHHTAQNSCEQTLKTFTLTRTAVSSHYVVCRTGTVFHMLNDYLRAHHAGVSFWGGATDLNSSSIGIEIDNNGSEPFSTEQINSLLEVLGKLKKSFAIPARHFIGHADIAPGRKVDPSRHFPWKQLADAGYGIWYDTTNINVPANFDAMTALRIIGYDISKPAAAIQSYKIHFVPQDTLNIIGPADEKILYSLMQKSL, encoded by the coding sequence ATGAAATATTGCATCCTGTTCCTGAGCTTGCTGGCTTTTGCCTGCACTAAGGCCCCCTACTCCGCCACCAACAAAACTTATAAGCAGCAAGCCAAACGATACGCCAAGCTGCTCAAAACCTATCCTCTGCAAGACAGCTTTGCTACTTCCCCCGATTTTGTGGGCACCACCAACTTCAGCATGCGCAAACCCAATTATGTTATCATTCATCACACGGCGCAAAACAGTTGTGAGCAAACCCTCAAAACCTTTACGCTTACCCGTACCGCAGTGAGTTCACATTATGTGGTGTGCCGTACCGGAACGGTTTTTCATATGCTGAATGATTACCTGCGGGCACATCATGCCGGTGTAAGTTTTTGGGGCGGCGCCACCGACCTCAACAGCAGTAGTATTGGTATAGAAATAGACAACAATGGCAGCGAGCCATTCAGCACCGAACAAATCAATAGTTTACTGGAAGTATTAGGCAAACTGAAAAAATCGTTTGCCATTCCGGCCCGCCACTTTATTGGCCACGCCGATATTGCACCGGGCCGCAAGGTTGACCCCAGCCGTCATTTTCCGTGGAAGCAACTGGCCGATGCCGGCTACGGCATTTGGTACGATACCACTAATATTAATGTACCGGCAAACTTTGATGCGATGACGGCTCTCCGAATCATAGGCTACGACATTAGCAAACCCGCAGCAGCCATTCAATCGTATAAAATTCATTTTGTACCACAAGACACGCTGAATATCATTGGCCCTGCTGATGAAAAAATTCTCTACAGCCTGATGCAGAAAAGTCTGTAA